Sequence from the Crassostrea angulata isolate pt1a10 chromosome 9, ASM2561291v2, whole genome shotgun sequence genome:
CGTgaagacttaaaaaaaaactattaaactGTATAGCACAACAATTGCGAAACGAGTcaagaaaatgataattaaaaaattgatactttCAAAGTCCATATATATTAAGCTTAATTgcataaaagtgttaaaatgtaaagatttcAAAACCTCATGAGAATGCATAGCACAAACTGTTATATATAGCCACACTATTTTCCTTCAGAATCATACGTAGACTTATCCAATCAAGAGGATATCTGCAATTACTACGAAATCGTACAGGATGACGATCTTCGAGAAATCTACCAAGAACAGAAGAAAGATGTACCTGCGAGACACCGTATCCGTCATCTACGAAATCAGCAAACGTATGAAAAAAGTGACCAACGTTATGTTTCAAAGAACGCCCGAAGTGCATATAAAAGTATAAACAAAAGCAGTGATAAACTCAAAGAAGAAACGTACATTCAAAATGTGGAAACAGGAAGACAACACACCTTTGTTGAAAACGACAAATCCGAAATGGTTGATAGAGAGAATCCAGAAGGTATTTTTAGCGATTTATATAAGTAAAAtgcttaattttattgttttttttaaccctAAGAGATAAGCCTCAGTTTGAAAGAGAACTTTTACCAATgagacatacatgtaagtttCAATATGAAAGAGAAAGTTTACCAATAAAACCtcaatttcaaagaaaacaataattgTAATTGAAGACCTAAATGAGAATTGATATaagtcatataaaaaaaaattccaaaccAAAAAGAGAAATCTGATAATATGATATCATTTACAGGTAACCGAATCATAGTTTAGCAATTGATGGGGTTACCAAATATTGGTATCTAAATCACTGTAGGATTTTTTCCATGTCAATTCTTAGTTTCCTGATTTTCAAGATGCCTGCATATGTGTAAAGCTGTTGAACATTTGATTTGACTATTAATGTTCATGAGATGAAATCTAAATTTTGTTATCTTTCCAGTGTTTGGTTACATAGCGGTaccatatttatttacaaatcaaGGTATGTAtctaatgtatttaaaaaaatgattgttatTACATTTTTGTACTTTGCACAGTAGAAGACAATGATAAAATTcaattaagttttctttaatataatatatcatCTCTATACATGCATAACtggatcatttatttttaaattatgattttttttagtaagCACTTCACGTAAAGCaaacattaaaaacacaaaGAATTCTCATCATATCTCAAAGAAAGCTGAATGCGGAGgagaaaaacaaaaccaaagaaCGAGATTAAAACCACAGTACCAGTGTTCCCATCAAATTCCTGTATACATTAAACCCTCCGAATCACCGGGAACTGAGTTATGCAGCGTGCAAAAAACAGGACCAGGTTGCGTTTTTTCTTTTGAAGCATCGAAACTACTTACACCAGTGAACGTGTCTGAATATGTTTATGCACCAACATCGAACGACATGTTTAGATTCAAAGACTGGAACAATACTTTTGTGATTGCTAGGTCATCACATAATTTTCTCAATTTCTATATAGACACTAGCAGCCAACATGAGAAAAAAGTTTCTAACCAAACACAACGGCATGAAAGCAGTGTGGGTTATTCATTCCTTGAAAAAGGAGATGGAATCAAATTGGAGAAAAATTCGATTCATTTTCGCGGCTTCTTATTCTACTTAAAGAACGAAAGAGTGATTGATTTACAAACCCAAAATACGACCATCTGTAATTATTGTGGTCGTTTGGTACCCCTTTTGTGGCCCTCTCTCAAATGTGCATGAAAACTAAAGTATTGCATTCCCCCCTTTCATTTTATTCCAAATTTTCCAAATGGACTTACAAAGCAACAAGGCAGattgcaatattttcatttctgtttattttcttttacatatttttagcATTATAAAGACTTCTTAAATAAAGCTGCAcaacattatatttacaaatatttgtgaATTATTATATGAACTGGAAAATAAAGCTCATCACAAACAACTACCCAATGTGCATGAAATAAAGACCTTATAGGAACACTTTCCGTCAAATATACTTTTTTGGGTACTATAGCTTAATATTCACATGCATCTTGCAGCAATCGTtcaataaaaacagaaatctaCAAGCGGCAGAAATGATATTAAGGACTATTTTTGCAATGCCAAAATATGAGGACATGGtgtaataaatgtaataatttgctcatcatttttttcttcttgaaatatttttgaaatgaagCCCATTTATGATTGTTTCATTAAATATGTGAACATTATGTCATGGCTGTATTAATACCaaaccatttaaaaataaatgtattcgATAGAAAAAATAAGAATCCTGGCAATGGATTTAAGGGGACTTGATTGTCGTGACCATCTGAAGACGGTATTAATATTCTTTAGAAAAAGAGCCCTATGTAAAAAAATAGTAAATTACCAGAATTTTGACGGTAAAATACTTGtatttttactttaataaataaataatagattactgtttaactaaaaaaatcatatctatGAATTTTAGGCAAATCTGATTGTTAATTTGTTGCAACCCTTCTTATTATATAAAAGTGTAAAGCTCTGATATTTCGCGGCTGGTACCGGAATtcgattattattttatttcatagttTTTATCATGGAATACTTCATGGTTTTCatggggcatggtcacgatttttgttaaattttatgtttctgtttttattatttacaatgctttagaaatgcatttttaatgatcaaatgaaattttggtGCCAGTCGACGAGCTTtaggcaagatacagggctcacaattcttcgtcaagttaacaaggctcgtgccctgtttttgtttacataggttcaatataccagtaaaaatctttttcaaactgatttgtctatcttcttattcgttttaagcataaataaacagttcctaacgattaatacTTTCATTTTTGGTCTGAACGGGAATTTTtaacttcaacattcaaaatgtaaacaaagcctttgtttacatgGCGAAGAATTGTAAGTTATAACtgaacaaatgacactcaaattttggttgcttattattattgccttactgaagcattgtaaacattaaaatcgaaaaaatacatttttgaccaaaatcgtgaccatgcccctttaagcctggcaaacacaatttcAACCTCTGTATATGTCGaattaatgaatttgaaaatataatatatcgaagtgatttgttataaaattcacacttttatactaaaaaaaattgataatataaaGGGAAATTGTTACATTGTTAATTTACCTCGACGttgcaataaaaaatacatCTAGTTAGTAAAAGTTTTTCTTCACTgaatgtacataaaaattaaaTCCCAATTCTTTCAAAGTGTGGGTATTGGTCATATACATTACTTGGCAGTTTTAACACAACAGAACTACCATTGAATATTATGTTCTGAATGTACCATAATCCACTgtcaaaacacaaaaacaattaatttaaaaatattttattgttcgCTGGTTGGGCACAAATGTTATTCAATCTTAAAGCAAtttgagctgcaattttcatgctgaatttttttttacgaaaattttatttccatctaaaatgacaaaaatagcatgtttttaaaatttctgttaaccttatttttgtgggaaaagccgttAAGAGGATTTAATTAAAGctaaattgaattattgtcgtcttgtacaaaaattgaactgctatatattccttagaagagaaatctttctactgccaaaaattaatgattttttaaaatcttatatatgataaaagtttaagttaaatgcagacttagcatactagcaggtttttgcagcaaaataaaattataaaaaatacagctcaaggctcttttcaacataataattGATAACACAAAGTGATCTTCAATATCAAACTCAAAAGTAACAACAGTCAATGGTTGAAACTATGACGGTAGACATAATaaagacaataaaaataatagatatCAGTAAGTGCAAAACCGACCGGATTTGTTAAAGAATAACACATTCCTTGAGTAATCAAAAATAGAGCCATTTGAATATGGAATGATCAGATGATGAGGAAATCATACATCACTATAAAAAAGTTCTTTTCTTCAGACTAGTGCAAAAAACTAATTTAATGGATGCACTTCTGTTAGAGATAATGTAAAATGCCACTTGCACAGGAAGGAGCTTGACCTCGATAAAGTCTGCAACCTGTGAAACTAGCGAGTCACTGCCCCAGTTTTTCATCCATGTGAAGgccaaaaaattaataaatgatacTGTCTGACGAAATTGTTTATGCCCAGGTGTAAACGGACTTTCAAGGTCAATTCAGGTAGGTTTACCTGTCCTTATActactttttgtttttgtttagatGTACACAATGTAGTTGCTTGCATAATACTCTTTTTACTTATTGCATGGGTTTTACCTTCtattaaagtaaatttaatGGATTGCATATTCAAATCTTATCTGTGTCTGAAATAAAGATtgcatttattattaatttctcttcttataatttaattctagCTGTAACGCGTTTCTGAtttgctaaaaaaatatttcatatcgtataaagaatgttttctacgtcatagtaagacttaCGTCAGAAAACGTATCAATTCGAAAAACATTGTACAAGTTGATGTCAgtcaaatgactgtttttatctacaattatAAGCAAAACATTAAATGATAAGCAATGAActcaatatttattacttttataataatattaaaggcttaaaatttgaacagtttacgcttttttatgaACCGATTCCAGGTTtctaaagcgtaaactgccccaaaccattttatatcgcaTAAAGCtaataaatatttgattcaCTCCTTAATAGACTTATGTATTTAtatcctataaaaaaaaaaaaaaccaaaccaaaaacaaagagacaacccccccccccccccccccaaaaaaaaaaaacaaaaaaaaaaacaaaacaaaacaaaacaaaaaagccAAACCAGAAGAAAAACATCAACATTTTGTGCTGTTTCAAactttttagaagaaaataatcCCCGACAATATGTGTTATGTTTGCCTATTTCATTTGAtgcttctttcttttttttttttaagtttaaatcataattttgtttcatCGTGTGAATGTTTTTCTGAAAAGACCATTCCAGTTCATTGTTATGCTGGGGTAAATTATACGGACGTTTGTTTAATCTTCCTCTACATTCAACTTCATTAAAGGGTATCCAACGGGCAACCGTTTTTCCCATTGTGATCCCTTTTTGGTAAGTGTAACACACGTAGAATTTATTACCCAGGACCAGTTACTAAGGGTCCTAAACTGCGCCATCTTGATGTCTCCACTCTTCGGTTTAACTAGAGCTGTCACACAAATTTCCTCTGTAGTGTTCAGGACTCCCCATCCATACGCACTAAGATAATGAAGTGGGTTATTCAGGGATTTATCATACACATCGCAAGCTCGATCGGGATCGAGATGCAAACCGGCGTtcttgaaaaaattcaaaatggccgacgttattttgtttttgtcgtTATTTGGTCTCTTGGTTAAGGTCCATGCGTTATAAATGTCTAATACTGACTGTGCAGTCACACCGGCTTTGGCAAGGTGTGATAAACCGAAGTCCTGAGCAAGCAACGTTTTCAGGGGGAACTCTTTTGATGGAGTCAACAGTAGCCATACATCCCCTCCAGAGTCATTTGCAACAAACAGTTGAGCAGAACTTTCGCCATTACCCATtctaaaatctgaaaaaaaaatccacatttGTTCATAAATGAGTGAAATTACATCACAGTTCGAATGTATACCaattctttttaaggtctttcGATTGTCGTGTGACGTCATTGTGAGCAATCCGGAATATTTTACCGTTATCGGTTATAATAATAGTGTTATGTGGTGCATAGTTTTGCCAgtatttcttgatttatacttgtgtttaacacattttaagctatgtaaagtgaaatgacaccaatgtttaacaattcatagagagtagtttgagttgaaatcgctgaattcaatgaaaaactgataaaaccgtATAAAGGCAAACTTGACAGAGACcacaattcataattttttaccaggcaaggtaaacatttctttgcagatttcgataggatatataatgaattacaaatgtaccaattttcagtgagtttgaaccattatttcaaaagttatagaCGTTTTATGTTGCTAAACTGTACTTATTCATGGTTGAAAAATCGTATCAAAATGCACTGTTAATGTGATAGCTTTCATACTGGCAATTTTAAATGgccttaaaatgttaaaatacttaaaataaaggattgcgattaatttcttttaatcaaagtactgaagaactgacgggagttgattttgtcgatgtttatttattttaaaatcaatgatatgttattttgcatgtttctaatttgaattacgcacatttttataatatgaatttttggactttatcgacaagaatgtcgagaaacccccatatgaatcatgttaaataatatttaaagataaatttaattcaatcaaactaagtatcagtaatagaaatatttctcgaaaattgaatggatccaagcaatataaCTTTattctcgttcaaccaaacgctcggctgacaccgtaaatctccgacaaggatttacggagacagccgagcgtcgagttgaacgagaccatattgaactctggcgtaggaatacatacgactacaaaaaatatttaaattgtgcgtaccatttaaaatctgactattttcaaggtatttataaataagtttccttgaaaaacaatccTTTAGcttacattacatcgaatttatcaattattttcaagaactaagtcttgtcagcagcaatgatttgtgcttaggtccaaacactgtttcactttcggtttgtccgagtaaCTGCATTggagagttgatttaaaatcaactcccaaaaattgctttattatatcgaaattagttaaaataaatgtgatgttTGATAAGAGAGCAGTCGTTGCTATAACTGTCCTGATAGTGTACTTGTGTTAGCTCCTAcagcatgaacaaaatatttgcaacataccaatatttaactttaatttgattgtttgcatattaatcatcaaatttaaacaaaaattacacagattaaaccataaaaacatcGAGGGTGGAGAAACCTTAAGTGCTATAGTATTCGACAAATAACCTTAACATTCTCAGTAAACAGACTTACATAAAACTTGTATGAACGtttttttgaaagttgaaaGATGCACGCTGAAATGTGcgtataaaacaacaaaaatatgtgtttatatatgtgctgatttatttacttttagaCAGTAACAAAGTTtatcattatactttcatgttaaatactgaaatctgattggttaagacgcagttgataatccgttctattaccctcagcgttagcaacacacttggcaacgggtaacacaacaaattgttacatgcgcgtaaactatgcgcgtacggttcgccatagaattcatgtcattcagatataaaagcagttaagttttctttaaaattaagacattcagtataataaaataaatagtgcctgtttaggagggtaagagttgaaattgacacccctcaaaaaccattgtcaacctccgcaatttcaactcttaccctcctaaacaggcacaatttatatattgttttaatttagttGGCTTTTCGTTCGATTGATAAGAAATCTACATTTACATATGTATCTAATTTGATTTACTTCCTCATTTAATCACATTTTCTGTGTATCTTTCTTTACTTTAGTTTGTGTTTGTTTCGTTTTTTAAGCATACTATATCTTGCCAATACACAGTGAGTTATGTTATCCATACTTGTggttaaatatcattttattaaaacttcatcCCATGTCATTTCACAGTTTTCAACTGGCATTTGTCAGCTTTTCTCGTTCCCCTAACATTTGTACAATAGTTGCGGTGAAATTATTGCTGTTTACCTTACACCCATCAACCCCTTAAAAAACTAATATAGCACACAAGGGTCTTAAAACATAAATTCAAATGCTTTTATATATCAGCCCCTCTACTCAGCAATGATCTCATCCATtatcaatataattatcaatagTGATTTCggaaatatgattaaaaatcattatgtaaataaaaaacaacctggaattcagaatatgaaatgtaaagaaaatgcaGTCTTTAAATATACTATTTATAGATAAGATAagaaataacacattttttattatgGTGCTTAGTTTTACTATCGGATGCATGCATATACacatattcattcattttataaGCATCTGAGTCAAACAGGACAAAGAGGTATATGTTTGTCTGTTCTGATGTACTCGTTATAAAACTCTCAACATTATCCATAAAAAAATCACTACACTGGGTTTGCGTGGCAACCTAGTGAGACCGACATCAGGTCAACCCCACAAAAACCATCAACTTGACTTTTGTGTCgtgtcaatgaaatttttatttggaatttttccCCTCTTAAAAGTGCATGTTTTTCATATATCAAGGAAAAGAGGGAGGTAGAGAGATGGTACTGCAAATGCTCTATCCATAGCCATGAAAATAAATGCCTTcaactttatataaaaaaaaatgtaatgcattCTAACATTACCGGTACcgtaaagaattttttttcttataaatgaGTATGTGTGTCatagataaaaaataaaggagGAAAGAGATTTGTCTgcaaatgcatacatgtatatataaccataaatataaatataaatgactctactttttataaaaatgttgtgCATGCCAGAGTTACTAATGCCTTTCAGGATCCGCTTGTAATTTTTCTTCTTATAAGTGCATACGTTTGTCATAAATCAAGAAGAAAGAGGGACCAGTCTACAAATGCTTTATCCATAATCATAAATATAAATGCCTTCAACTTGTAAAAATTGAGATGCATGCTagaattactttaaaatatatacttgtaaCATAAAAGAGGCATGATTGTCGCCAGTTTTCCGATCAGGTCCTTTTTTCGTATGACTTAACTATAATCTGTGCAGGCAtagattttaacaaaatttaaacaaaaaataagttgGCATATCAGggccatacttttttttttaatgtttttagtAGGGGGTCAGATGCTATATTATATGttgccaaatatttaaaaatgttgcaGCTGTGTTTTCTAGTCCCATCTGACCTCCTCAATATTTCCAGgttttttacagtttttttttgttttttttacatctttgtcatttatttgaataaatggcatattttcatcttcaacTATGTTATGTGTTTCTATTTTCATCAAAAAGCCTAGTGCAGTCGTCTTGCTTTTTAATAACAAAGGAACATATAATAAGTTAAAGTACAGCTGAAATCATGCTTTTTCTTTCCAAAGGAGTTTTCCTTTGTACTTCAAATGCAAGGATATGGAAAAGAATGCCCCCTCCCTTAGTTTGGATGATCTTCATACCTCCTCCCTTGCCCCCCTCACCCACATAATCTCGACCGCTTTAAGTTACTGTGCGAAACacagtttttcaaa
This genomic interval carries:
- the LOC128163994 gene encoding uncharacterized protein LOC128163994 produces the protein MLVFSPFEWKRKLTLLIFAGACLAGERFQIDMPYIHVKESYVDLSNQEDICNYYEIVQDDDLREIYQEQKKDVPARHRIRHLRNQQTYEKSDQRYVSKNARSAYKSINKSSDKLKEETYIQNVETGRQHTFVENDKSEMVDRENPEVFGYIAVPYLFTNQVSTSRKANIKNTKNSHHISKKAECGGEKQNQRTRLKPQYQCSHQIPVYIKPSESPGTELCSVQKTGPGCVFSFEASKLLTPVNVSEYVYAPTSNDMFRFKDWNNTFVIARSSHNFLNFYIDTSSQHEKKVSNQTQRHESSVGYSFLEKGDGIKLEKNSIHFRGFLFYLKNERVIDLQTQNTTICNYCGRLVPLLWPSLKCA